A portion of the Achromobacter sp. MFA1 R4 genome contains these proteins:
- a CDS encoding replication-associated recombination protein A has protein sequence MSNDLFAADPAHRPYVPLAERLRPRTLSDVVGQSHLLGADKPLRVAFESGRPHSMIFWGPPGVGKTTLARLMADGFDAQFIAISAVLGGVKDIRDAVTVAQVAQGQGRRTILFVDEVHRFNKAQQDAFLPYVESGLFTFIGATTENPSFEVNSALLSRARVYVLQSLTAEELQLLVDRAVQALNEGLEAGEAIRIEPDAREQLAAWADGDARRLISAVEVVAESAQAAGRDTVDAAWLEISLSQNLRRFDKGGDAFYDQISALHKSVRGSNPDAALYWFCRMIDGGADPKYLSRRLVRMAVEDIGLADPRATDLAVNGADIYERLGSPEGELALAQAVVYMACAAKSNAVYNAYNQARKFAAEHGSAPVPIHLRNAPTKLMKQLGHGKAYRYAHDEPHGYAAGEQYFPDGLKPSFYRPTDRGLEAKIQQKLAFLRELDAQERAKNR, from the coding sequence ATGAGCAACGATCTCTTCGCGGCCGATCCTGCGCATCGGCCCTACGTGCCCCTGGCCGAACGCCTGCGCCCGCGCACCCTGTCCGACGTGGTCGGCCAGTCGCATCTGCTGGGCGCCGACAAGCCCCTGCGCGTCGCCTTCGAGTCCGGCCGTCCGCACTCCATGATCTTCTGGGGGCCGCCCGGCGTGGGCAAGACCACGCTCGCGCGCCTGATGGCCGACGGCTTCGATGCGCAGTTCATCGCCATTTCGGCCGTGCTGGGCGGCGTGAAGGACATCCGCGACGCCGTGACCGTGGCGCAGGTGGCGCAAGGGCAGGGCCGCCGCACGATCCTCTTCGTCGACGAGGTCCATCGTTTCAACAAGGCCCAGCAGGATGCCTTCCTGCCCTATGTGGAAAGCGGCCTGTTCACGTTCATCGGCGCCACCACCGAAAATCCGTCGTTCGAGGTCAACTCCGCGTTGTTGTCGCGGGCGCGCGTCTATGTCCTGCAATCGCTGACCGCCGAGGAACTGCAGCTGCTCGTCGACCGCGCCGTGCAGGCGCTCAACGAAGGGCTGGAGGCCGGCGAGGCCATCCGCATCGAGCCCGACGCCCGCGAGCAGCTTGCTGCCTGGGCCGACGGCGATGCGCGCCGCCTGATCAGCGCGGTGGAAGTCGTGGCCGAATCGGCGCAGGCCGCGGGCCGCGACACCGTGGACGCCGCCTGGCTGGAGATCTCGCTGTCGCAGAACCTGCGCCGCTTCGACAAGGGCGGCGACGCCTTCTACGACCAGATCAGCGCGCTGCACAAATCGGTGCGCGGCTCCAACCCCGATGCCGCGCTCTACTGGTTCTGCCGCATGATCGACGGCGGCGCCGATCCCAAATACCTGTCGCGCCGCCTGGTGCGGATGGCGGTGGAAGACATCGGCCTGGCCGACCCGCGCGCCACCGACCTGGCGGTGAACGGCGCCGACATCTACGAACGCCTCGGCTCGCCCGAAGGCGAGCTCGCGCTGGCGCAGGCGGTGGTCTACATGGCGTGCGCGGCCAAATCCAACGCCGTCTACAACGCGTACAACCAGGCCCGCAAATTCGCGGCCGAACATGGCAGCGCGCCGGTGCCCATCCACCTGCGCAACGCGCCGACCAAATTGATGAAGCAACTGGGCCACGGCAAGGCCTATCGCTACGCGCACGACGAGCCCCACGGCTACGCCGCGGGCGAGCAATATTTCCCGGATGGACTCAAGCCTTCCTTCTATCGGCCGACCGATCGCGGCCTGGAGGCTAAAATCCAGCAGAAGCTGGCATTCCTGCGCGAGCTGGACGCGCAGGAACGTGCCAAGAACCGGTGA
- a CDS encoding ABC transporter ATP-binding protein, whose translation MTASTRDIVLSVQGLKTWFHSRDGIAKSVDGVTFDLARGETLAIVGESGSGKSVTSLSIMGLLPKPAGRIEAGRILFRDRQGTQHDLARATPATLQRIRGAEIAMIFQEPMTSLNPLYTVGDQIAEAVLQHEGGSRAAALKRAREMLERVEIPAADRRVNEYPHQMSGGMRQRVMIALALACNPAVLIADEPTTALDVTVQAQILDLLRRLQAEMNMSILFITHNLGVVAEIAHRVAVMYAGRVVEDAGVYDLFEKPTHPYTRGLLSCLPTAALLASGERLRAIPGNVPSVLSLPAGCTFAPRCPLAADDCRAAVPELVTVQAEHRARCIKVNPI comes from the coding sequence ATGACGGCAAGCACCCGAGACATCGTGCTGTCCGTGCAAGGGCTGAAGACCTGGTTCCACAGCCGCGACGGCATCGCCAAATCCGTGGACGGCGTCACCTTCGACCTGGCCCGCGGCGAAACCCTGGCCATCGTCGGCGAGTCCGGTTCGGGCAAGTCGGTGACCAGCCTGTCCATCATGGGCCTCTTGCCCAAGCCGGCCGGCCGCATCGAGGCGGGCCGGATCCTGTTCCGCGACCGCCAGGGCACGCAGCACGACCTGGCCCGCGCGACGCCCGCCACCTTGCAGCGGATCCGCGGGGCCGAGATCGCCATGATCTTCCAGGAGCCCATGACCAGCCTGAACCCGCTGTACACGGTGGGCGACCAGATCGCCGAGGCCGTGCTGCAGCACGAGGGCGGCTCGCGCGCCGCGGCGCTCAAGCGCGCCCGCGAGATGCTGGAGCGCGTGGAGATTCCCGCGGCCGACCGGCGCGTCAACGAATACCCACACCAGATGTCGGGCGGCATGCGCCAGCGCGTGATGATCGCGCTGGCGCTGGCCTGCAACCCGGCCGTGCTGATCGCCGACGAGCCCACCACGGCGCTGGACGTGACGGTGCAGGCGCAGATCCTGGACCTCTTGCGCCGCCTGCAGGCCGAGATGAACATGAGCATCCTGTTCATCACGCACAACCTGGGCGTGGTGGCCGAGATCGCGCATCGCGTGGCCGTCATGTACGCCGGCCGCGTGGTGGAAGACGCCGGGGTCTACGACCTCTTTGAAAAGCCCACGCATCCGTACACGCGCGGCCTGCTGTCCTGCCTGCCGACCGCCGCGCTGCTGGCCTCGGGCGAGCGCCTGCGCGCCATCCCCGGCAACGTGCCCAGCGTGCTGTCCCTGCCTGCGGGCTGTACCTTCGCGCCGCGCTGCCCGCTGGCCGCGGACGACTGCCGCGCCGCCGTGCCCGAACTGGTGACCGTGCAGGCCGAACACCGCGCGCGCTGCATCAAGGTGAATCCGATATGA
- a CDS encoding ABC transporter ATP-binding protein: MTSNPTPRAGDPLVRIEDLKVHFPTSQSRHAPVVRAVDGVSFEVPRNTIVGLVGESGSGKTTTGRALLRLFAPTAGRIVFDGHDITTLNEKQMLPWRRRMQIVFQDPYASLNPRMTVAEILGEALDTHKLARERRAERIGELLERVGLNADHRRRYPHEFSGGQRQRIGIARALAVEPDFIVADEPVSALDVSVQAQVLNLLQDLQRDLGLTMLFVAHDLAVVDYLCDDVVVMYLGRVMERGPTREVYARPRHPYTRALLSAAPVPDPRAPRSRILLKGDIPSPVNPPSGCVFRTRCPHAIEACAAAVPPAVGVSADHFVSCIRLDDPALAA, translated from the coding sequence ATGACGAGCAACCCGACTCCGCGCGCCGGCGATCCGCTGGTGCGCATCGAGGACCTGAAGGTCCACTTCCCCACCTCGCAGTCGCGCCACGCACCCGTGGTCCGGGCGGTGGACGGGGTGAGCTTCGAGGTGCCCCGCAACACCATCGTCGGCCTGGTCGGCGAATCCGGGTCCGGCAAGACCACGACCGGCCGCGCCTTGCTGCGCCTGTTCGCGCCCACCGCCGGCCGCATCGTGTTCGACGGGCACGACATCACGACCCTCAATGAAAAGCAGATGCTGCCGTGGCGCCGCCGCATGCAGATCGTGTTCCAGGACCCGTACGCCAGCCTCAACCCGCGCATGACGGTGGCCGAGATCCTGGGCGAGGCGCTGGACACCCACAAACTGGCGCGCGAGCGCCGCGCCGAGCGGATCGGCGAACTCCTGGAACGCGTCGGCCTGAACGCCGACCATCGTCGCCGCTATCCGCATGAATTTTCCGGCGGCCAACGCCAGCGCATCGGCATCGCGCGCGCCCTGGCGGTGGAACCGGATTTCATCGTGGCCGACGAGCCGGTGTCCGCGCTGGACGTCTCGGTGCAGGCGCAGGTGCTGAACCTGCTGCAGGACCTGCAGCGCGACCTGGGGCTGACCATGCTGTTCGTGGCCCACGACCTGGCGGTGGTGGACTACCTGTGCGACGACGTGGTGGTGATGTACCTGGGCCGCGTCATGGAGCGCGGCCCGACCCGCGAGGTCTATGCCCGCCCCCGCCACCCCTACACGCGCGCCCTGCTGTCCGCCGCGCCCGTGCCGGATCCGCGCGCCCCGCGTTCGCGTATCCTCCTGAAAGGCGACATCCCCAGCCCGGTGAACCCGCCTTCCGGCTGCGTGTTCCGCACGCGATGCCCGCACGCCATCGAGGCCTGCGCGGCCGCCGTGCCGCCGGCCGTGGGCGTGAGCGCGGACCATTTCGTGTCCTGCATCCGCCTCGACGATCCCGCGCTCGCGGCCTAG
- a CDS encoding ABC transporter substrate-binding protein: MNFRPSRRGGGLKSLLAAGAIGLTALSTPALCATPVKGGTISVATIGEPPTLDPMTSTADLVGILTQHFFETLYTFDAKWNLTPLLADKMPEVSADGLVYTIPLRQGITFHDGSKMDSSDVLASLKRWTETATRGKMAAKIIANIEAPDANTIRITLKQPYAPLTALLAMNNSAAVVMPKGKIAPALTEFIGTGPYQLKARVPDQYVQLVRFDGYKQREGEPDGYGGARKQYLDEIRFVPVSNANTRVESAVAGQFDYVDSLPVESLAKLKNGRSDPVMLKPFGWPRLVLNTKQGIMSNQAVRQAVQLALNEEDMLFAAFGDKNFYKLNGDLYPEGYPWATSLGGKVYNKGDAAAAKKLVDGANVQDRKIRILTSQQYEFHYKMALVAAEYLKAAGFTVDMQVVDWATLTQRRQDPAVWDIFITHSPFLPEPALIDFPSKDAPGWWDTPRRNQVLDAFNQAGSQEERVKRWADVQQAVYDEVPFIKVGDFNAQAARSPALQGTRAVPWPYFWNAWKAPK, translated from the coding sequence ATGAACTTCCGACCCTCCCGGCGAGGCGGCGGGCTGAAAAGCCTGCTCGCGGCCGGCGCAATTGGCTTGACCGCTTTGTCGACCCCCGCCCTCTGTGCCACGCCGGTCAAGGGAGGCACGATCTCCGTCGCCACCATCGGCGAGCCGCCCACGCTGGATCCGATGACCAGCACCGCGGACCTGGTGGGCATCCTGACCCAGCACTTCTTCGAAACGCTGTACACCTTTGACGCCAAGTGGAACCTGACGCCGCTGCTGGCCGACAAGATGCCGGAAGTCAGCGCCGACGGACTGGTCTACACGATCCCGCTGCGCCAGGGCATCACGTTCCATGACGGCTCGAAGATGGATTCGTCGGACGTGCTGGCGTCGCTCAAGCGCTGGACCGAGACCGCCACGCGCGGCAAGATGGCCGCCAAGATCATCGCGAACATCGAAGCCCCGGACGCGAACACGATCCGCATCACGCTCAAGCAGCCCTATGCGCCGCTGACCGCGCTGCTGGCCATGAACAATAGCGCCGCGGTGGTCATGCCCAAGGGCAAGATCGCGCCAGCCCTGACCGAATTCATCGGCACCGGCCCCTATCAGCTCAAGGCCCGCGTGCCCGACCAGTACGTGCAGCTGGTGCGCTTTGACGGCTACAAGCAGCGCGAAGGCGAACCCGATGGCTACGGCGGCGCGCGCAAGCAATACCTGGACGAGATCCGCTTCGTGCCGGTCAGCAATGCCAACACCCGCGTGGAAAGCGCCGTGGCCGGCCAGTTCGATTACGTCGACTCGCTGCCCGTGGAGTCCCTGGCCAAGCTCAAGAACGGCCGCTCGGACCCCGTGATGCTCAAGCCCTTCGGCTGGCCCCGCCTGGTGCTCAACACCAAACAGGGCATCATGTCGAATCAGGCCGTGCGCCAGGCGGTGCAGCTTGCCCTGAACGAAGAGGACATGCTGTTCGCGGCCTTTGGCGACAAGAACTTCTACAAGCTCAATGGCGACCTGTATCCGGAAGGCTATCCGTGGGCGACGTCGCTGGGCGGCAAGGTCTACAACAAGGGCGACGCGGCGGCGGCCAAGAAACTGGTGGACGGCGCCAACGTGCAGGACCGCAAGATCCGCATCCTGACCAGCCAGCAGTACGAGTTCCACTACAAGATGGCGCTGGTCGCCGCCGAATACCTGAAGGCCGCGGGCTTCACGGTGGACATGCAGGTCGTGGACTGGGCCACGCTGACGCAGCGCCGCCAGGACCCGGCCGTGTGGGACATCTTCATCACGCACAGCCCCTTCCTGCCCGAGCCGGCGCTGATCGACTTCCCGTCCAAGGACGCGCCGGGCTGGTGGGACACGCCGCGCCGCAACCAGGTGCTGGACGCCTTCAACCAGGCCGGTTCGCAGGAAGAGCGCGTCAAGCGCTGGGCCGACGTGCAGCAGGCCGTGTATGACGAGGTGCCGTTTATCAAGGTCGGCGACTTCAATGCGCAGGCCGCGCGCTCGCCCGCGCTGCAAGGCACGCGGGCGGTGCCGTGGCCGTACTTCTGGAACGCCTGGAAGGCGCCCAAGTAA
- a CDS encoding ABC transporter permease, with product MAIATSTHNGAGADRWQVLRLLVARKTVLISLIVIVVLTVAALLAPWISPYDPFKLSIMNRLKAPGAAHWFGTDDFGRDVFSRVIHGGRLSLMVGFSVVILSSVLGIALGLVAGFFRTADKFVSRLIDAMMAFPDILLAISLVAALGPSLVNVVIALGIVYTPRLARIVRASTLVIRELPFVEAARALGVPTWRIVTVHVLRNLVSPILVQGTFIFAYAILAEAGLSFLGVGVSPDIPTWGTMINAGQQYMGSADWIMIFPGIAIVLSVLSLQLVGDGLRDVLDPRLRKEL from the coding sequence ATGGCTATCGCAACTTCCACTCATAACGGCGCCGGCGCCGACCGCTGGCAAGTCCTGCGCCTGCTCGTAGCGCGCAAGACAGTGCTGATCAGCCTGATCGTGATCGTCGTGCTCACGGTCGCCGCGCTGCTGGCGCCGTGGATCAGTCCGTACGATCCCTTCAAGCTGTCCATCATGAACCGGCTGAAGGCGCCCGGCGCCGCGCACTGGTTCGGCACCGACGACTTCGGGCGCGACGTGTTCAGCCGCGTGATCCACGGCGGCCGACTGTCGCTGATGGTGGGCTTTTCCGTCGTCATTCTGTCCAGCGTGCTGGGCATCGCGCTGGGGCTGGTCGCGGGGTTTTTCCGCACCGCCGACAAGTTCGTGTCGCGGCTGATCGACGCGATGATGGCGTTCCCCGACATCCTGCTGGCCATCTCGCTGGTGGCGGCGCTGGGACCGTCGCTGGTCAATGTGGTGATCGCGCTGGGCATCGTCTACACGCCGCGCCTGGCGCGCATCGTGCGGGCCTCGACGCTGGTGATCCGCGAACTGCCCTTCGTGGAGGCCGCCCGCGCGCTGGGGGTGCCCACCTGGCGCATCGTCACCGTGCACGTGCTGCGCAACCTGGTGTCGCCGATTCTGGTGCAGGGCACGTTCATCTTCGCCTACGCGATCCTGGCCGAGGCGGGCCTGTCGTTCCTGGGCGTGGGCGTGTCGCCCGACATCCCGACCTGGGGCACCATGATCAACGCCGGCCAGCAGTACATGGGCTCGGCGGACTGGATCATGATCTTTCCCGGCATCGCCATCGTGCTGTCCGTGCTGTCGCTGCAACTGGTGGGCGACGGCCTGCGCGACGTCCTCGATCCGCGCCTGCGCAAGGAGCTGTAA
- a CDS encoding ABC transporter permease, protein MLRYLLNRLVGLVAVMFIVATIVFVIIRLTPGDPAAVMLGPQASQQDIAALRTQLGLDQPVAVQYVSWLGKLLQGDLGQSIFMNKPVLSALADRAEPTILLTLMSLLIASAIALPVGILSAVKRGTALDQSVLSFSMFTSSVPSFWLGLLLMQVFSVKLGWLPVAGYGGPDASLATRLSHLILPAVVLGLVNSALITRFIRASMLDVLRDDYVRTARAKGLPERRVILKHAVRNALIPILTVLGLTTALLISGAVVTETVFGLPGVGSLVVSAVLRRDYPVIQGALLIIAAIYVLINLFIDLLYLVVDPRVRY, encoded by the coding sequence GTGTTGCGTTATCTCTTGAACCGGCTGGTCGGCCTGGTGGCCGTGATGTTCATCGTCGCGACCATCGTGTTCGTGATCATCCGTCTCACGCCCGGCGACCCGGCCGCCGTGATGCTGGGGCCGCAGGCCAGCCAGCAGGACATCGCCGCGCTGCGCACGCAGCTCGGGCTGGACCAGCCCGTGGCGGTGCAGTATGTGTCCTGGCTAGGCAAGCTGCTGCAAGGCGACCTGGGCCAGTCCATCTTCATGAACAAGCCGGTGCTGTCGGCGCTGGCCGACCGCGCCGAGCCGACGATCCTGCTGACGCTGATGTCGCTGCTGATCGCCAGCGCCATCGCCCTGCCGGTGGGTATTCTGTCCGCGGTCAAGCGGGGCACCGCGCTGGACCAGTCGGTGCTGTCGTTCTCGATGTTCACGTCCAGCGTGCCCAGCTTCTGGCTGGGGCTGCTGCTGATGCAGGTGTTTTCGGTGAAGCTGGGCTGGCTGCCGGTGGCCGGGTATGGCGGGCCGGACGCCTCCCTGGCCACGCGCCTGTCGCACCTGATACTGCCCGCCGTGGTGCTGGGCCTGGTGAACTCGGCGCTGATCACCCGCTTCATCCGCGCCAGCATGCTGGATGTGCTGCGCGACGACTACGTGCGCACGGCGCGGGCCAAGGGGCTGCCCGAACGCCGCGTCATCCTGAAGCATGCGGTGCGCAACGCGCTGATCCCGATCCTGACGGTGCTGGGCCTGACCACGGCGCTGCTGATCAGCGGCGCGGTCGTGACCGAAACCGTGTTCGGCCTGCCCGGCGTGGGCAGCCTGGTGGTCTCTGCCGTGCTGCGCCGGGACTATCCCGTCATCCAGGGCGCGCTGCTCATCATTGCGGCGATCTACGTTTTGATCAATCTGTTCATCGACCTGCTGTACCTGGTGGTCGATCCCCGGGTGCGCTACTAG
- a CDS encoding deaminated glutathione amidase, protein MLKVALGQFAVSRVWEENAQVCVDLMERARAGGAGLLVLPEGILARDITDPQIVLKAAQPLDGPFITRLVEASRGSDLATMMCVHVPAGDGRVWNTLVTIRDGQILSQYRKLHLYDAFTMKESTNVTPGTEIPPLLDIAGLRVGLMTCYDVRFPELARRLALDGADLLVLPAAWVRGPLKEMHWEVLVTARALENTCYVAATGECGERNIGCSMVVDPLGVVTARAGEAPALVFADIDPERLAHARKVLPVLANRRFAPPELA, encoded by the coding sequence ATGCTGAAAGTCGCCCTGGGCCAGTTCGCCGTCAGCCGCGTCTGGGAAGAGAATGCGCAGGTCTGCGTCGACCTGATGGAACGCGCTCGCGCCGGCGGCGCCGGCCTGCTGGTCCTGCCCGAAGGCATCCTGGCCCGCGACATCACCGATCCGCAGATCGTGCTGAAGGCGGCGCAGCCGCTGGATGGCCCGTTCATCACCCGCCTCGTGGAGGCCAGCCGCGGCTCGGACCTGGCGACCATGATGTGCGTCCACGTCCCGGCGGGCGACGGCCGCGTGTGGAACACGCTGGTCACGATCCGCGACGGCCAGATCCTGTCGCAGTACCGCAAGCTGCATCTGTACGACGCCTTCACCATGAAGGAATCCACCAACGTCACCCCCGGCACCGAGATTCCGCCGCTGCTGGACATCGCCGGGCTGCGCGTGGGTCTCATGACCTGCTATGACGTGCGCTTTCCCGAGCTGGCCCGCCGGCTGGCGCTGGACGGCGCGGACCTGCTGGTGCTGCCCGCCGCCTGGGTGCGCGGCCCGCTCAAGGAAATGCACTGGGAGGTGCTGGTCACGGCGCGTGCGCTGGAGAACACCTGCTACGTGGCGGCCACCGGCGAATGCGGCGAACGCAACATCGGCTGCAGCATGGTGGTGGACCCCCTGGGCGTGGTCACGGCCCGGGCCGGCGAAGCGCCCGCCCTGGTGTTTGCCGACATCGACCCCGAGCGGCTGGCCCATGCCCGCAAGGTGTTGCCCGTGCTGGCCAACCGGCGTTTCGCGCCGCCGGAATTGGCGTAG
- a CDS encoding amino acid deaminase, producing the protein MTNSSSPAALLDVNGKGLGAFPESCTTADVAALNWNLLAEDVSLPVAVLYETRMRHNLQWMQQFMEAYHVRLAPHGKTTMSPALFKRQIDNGAWGITLATAPQVLAAYQHGVRRVLMANQLVGRANMAIIARLLQDPAFTFFCIVDSAVNAAQLGRFFGEQGLVLPVLIELGPAGGRTGVRDEAQLQAVADEIARWPGLALAGIEVYEGVLQEEGAIRAFLRRATDALRGLAAAGRLRKHGPALISGAGSAWFDVVAEEFSQLDIGGPLEVVLRPGCYLSHDVGIYRTAAERINAQNPVARKMEPGLQPALQVWAYVQSLPEPGRAIIALGKRDAAFDAGLPTPALVYRPGQPQPGAAPGHWKLSAMMDQHAFMQIGESDDIQVGDMIAFDISHPCLTFDKWRQILLVDEQYGVTGVAETFF; encoded by the coding sequence ATGACCAACTCCTCCTCCCCCGCAGCGCTTCTGGATGTGAACGGCAAAGGCCTGGGCGCGTTTCCCGAGTCCTGTACCACCGCCGACGTGGCGGCGCTGAACTGGAATCTGCTGGCCGAGGACGTGAGCCTGCCCGTGGCCGTGCTGTACGAAACCCGCATGCGCCATAACCTGCAGTGGATGCAGCAGTTCATGGAGGCCTATCACGTCAGGCTGGCGCCCCACGGCAAGACGACGATGAGCCCGGCGCTCTTCAAGCGCCAGATCGACAACGGCGCGTGGGGCATCACCCTGGCGACCGCGCCGCAGGTCCTGGCGGCCTACCAGCACGGCGTGCGCCGGGTGCTGATGGCCAACCAGCTGGTGGGCCGCGCCAACATGGCCATCATCGCCCGCCTCCTGCAGGACCCGGCCTTCACGTTCTTCTGCATCGTGGATTCGGCCGTCAATGCCGCGCAGCTTGGCCGTTTTTTTGGCGAACAGGGGCTGGTGCTGCCGGTCCTGATCGAACTGGGCCCGGCGGGCGGGCGCACCGGCGTGCGCGACGAGGCGCAGTTGCAGGCGGTGGCCGACGAGATCGCCCGCTGGCCCGGCCTGGCGCTGGCCGGCATTGAAGTCTACGAGGGTGTGCTGCAGGAAGAAGGCGCCATCCGCGCGTTCCTGCGCCGCGCCACCGACGCGCTGCGCGGGCTGGCTGCGGCCGGCCGGCTGCGCAAGCACGGCCCGGCCCTGATCTCCGGCGCGGGCTCGGCGTGGTTCGACGTCGTGGCCGAGGAATTCTCGCAATTGGACATCGGCGGACCGCTGGAAGTGGTGCTGCGTCCGGGCTGCTACCTGTCGCACGACGTGGGCATCTACCGCACGGCGGCCGAACGCATCAACGCGCAGAACCCGGTGGCGCGCAAGATGGAGCCCGGCCTGCAACCCGCCCTGCAGGTCTGGGCCTACGTGCAGTCCCTGCCCGAACCGGGACGCGCCATCATCGCCCTGGGCAAGCGCGACGCCGCCTTCGACGCGGGCCTGCCCACGCCCGCCCTCGTGTACCGGCCCGGCCAGCCGCAGCCCGGTGCCGCGCCCGGCCACTGGAAGCTGTCCGCCATGATGGACCAGCACGCCTTCATGCAGATCGGCGAGTCCGACGACATCCAGGTGGGCGACATGATCGCCTTCGACATCTCCCATCCCTGCCTGACGTTCGACAAGTGGCGTCAGATCCTGCTGGTGGACGAGCAATACGGCGTCACCGGCGTGGCCGAAACCTTTTTCTAG